A genomic segment from Nicotiana sylvestris chromosome 1, ASM39365v2, whole genome shotgun sequence encodes:
- the LOC104228796 gene encoding uncharacterized protein has product MKSQALADHLAENPIDDEYQPLRTYFPDEEVNSVEAIFEDAHAWKMFFDGAVDAKGVRIGAILISPTGQHYPATTRLRFFCTNNTAEYEACIMGINMAIGQNVKELLILGDSDLIIWQAQGEWETRDVKLIPYKKHVEDLSKQFKSIEFRYILRCHNELADALATLASMLPYPGNAHIDPLEIQIRERHGYCNTIEAAPNTQPWYHDIKKFLKTQEYPEQVSGDQKRTIRRHASGFFLSGDVLYKRTPDLNLLRCVDTEEAGRIMHEEAKGKFAPNWKGSYIIRKILPRRALYLGDIEGNDPETDVNADAVKSTSFLLIRPFIGSSFSNCLFICCKLLIVPYM; this is encoded by the exons atgaaatcCCAGGCGTTAgcggatcatttggctgagaacccgattGATGATGAGTACCAACCTTTGAGAacttacttcccagatgaagaagtaaattcagttgaggcaatattTGAAGACGctcatgcttggaaaatgtttttTGATGGGGCGGTAGATGCAAAAGGTGTtagaattggggcaattttgatctcacccactggtcagcactatccagccACAACTCGGCttcggttcttctgtacaaacaacaccgccgagtatgaagcttgcattatgggtatAAACATGGCAATCGGCCAAAATGTCAAAGAGTTGTTGATTCTGGGAGACTCAGATCTGATTATCTGGCAagcccaaggagaatgggaaacccgagatgttAAGCTTATCCCTTACAAGAAGCATGTGGAAGACCTCAGCAAGcaattcaagtcaatagagttcaggtacattcttCGTTGTCACAACGAATTAGCCgacgcacttgctactttggcctcaatGCTGCCATATCCCGGCAATGCTCACATAGATCCCTTGGAAATTCAAATccgggaaaggcatggttattgtaatacaattgaagcagcaccaaatacccaaccatggtaccatgacatcaaaaaGTTTCTGAAAactcaagaataccccgagcaagttagtggagaccaaaagagaaccattaggcggcacgcgagtggtttctttttgagtggggATGTCTTATACAAgagaactccggacctcaatttgttaagatgtgttgacacagaagaggctggaagaatcatgcatgag gaagcgaaaggaaaatttgctcctaattggaaaggttcgtacatcatcaggaagatattgccaagaagAGCGTTatatctgggtgatattgaaggaaatgatcctgaaacagatgtgaatgcggatgcagtcaaaag TACTTCTTTCCTTCTCATCAGACCGTTTATTGGGTCCAGTTTCTCTAATTGTTTGTTTATATGCTGTAAACTGTTG ATTGTCCCTTATATGTGA
- the LOC104236452 gene encoding transcription factor bHLH62-like, with product MEKGNLFTNDGNTTMGNYGIGIQENEQIQNCFFNPNWENSDPFESALSSMVSSPNANIPNGSTNNSSGENFVLRELIGRLGSICNSREMSPNSNMINSSTNNSCYSTPLNSPPKLNLSMRGNLSHNQLPQFSADPGFAERAARFSCFANKTFKSFNEAELLQHNRLIVAQPNLESGKLSRVSSNQSIKVSSGSQIQEFKDVNLVPKNSELGDSRENSSVSEQIPVGENDTNSRKRKSISKGKSKNANVSLEKNESNAKRSKSEENNGNDKAKEEEKAAKKEEKAVPEPPKDYIHVRARRGQATDAHSLAERVRREKISERMKLLQDLVPGCNKVTGKAVMLDEIINYVQSLQRQVEFLSMKLATVNPRMDFTMEALLSKDMFQSRGSLSQNMYSSETSAQAFPYGFQSQPGQSFHKGTEFPFPINSLNNNLARNSNMQLPSLDGYVESTPQVPTFFEDDLNSVVQMGFGQNQNQSYPGNVPTSQMKVEL from the exons aTGGAGAAGGGAAATTTATTTACAAATGATGGTAACACTACAATGGGCAACTATGGAATTGGAATTCAAGAAAATGAGCAAATTCAAAATTGTTTTTTTAATCCCAATTGGGAAAATTCTGATCCATTTGAGTCAGCATTAAGTTCAATGGTATCATCTCCAAATGCCAATATTCCAAATGGTAGCACAAATAATAGTAGTGGTGAGAATTTTGTACTAAGGGAATTAATTGGTAGATTAGGTAGTATTTGCAATTCAAGAGAAATGTCACCAAATTCCAATATGATTAATAGTAGTACTAACAATTCTTGTTATAGTACTCCATTAAATTCTCCACCAAAATTAAATCTTTCTATGAGGGGGAATTTGTCACATAATCAATTGCCACAATTCAGTGCTGATCCTGGATTTGCAGAAAGAGCAGCAAGATTTTCTTGTTTTGCTAATAAAACTTTCAAGAGTTTTAATGAAGCTGAATTGTTGCAACACAATAGACTAATTGTAGCACAGCCAAATTTGGAAAGTGGGAAACTTTCAAGAGTTTCAAGCAATCAGTCTATTAAAGTCTCATCTGGATCTCAAATTCAAGAATTCAAAGATGTGAATTTAGTTCCAAAAAACTCTGAATTGGGAGATTCAAGGGAAAATTCTTCAGTTTCTGAGCAGATCCCAGTTGGTGAAAATGATACCAATtcaagaaaaaggaaatcaatttccaagggaaaatccaagaatgcTAAT GTTTCATTAGAGAAAAATGAATCAAATGCTAAAAGAAGTAAGTCTGAGGAAAATAATGGAAATGATAAagcaaaagaagaggaaaaagctgctaaaaaagaagaaaaagctgTTCCAGAGCCACCAAAGGATTATATTCATGTGAGAGCTAGAAGGGGACAGGCCACAGATGCACATAGTCTAGCTGAAAGA GtgagaagagagaaaataagtGAAAGAATGAAGCTTTTACAAGATCTTGTACCAGGCTGCAATAAG GTGACTGGAAAAGCCGTGATGCTTGATGAGATTATTAACTATGTACAATCACTTCAACGGCAAGTTGAG TTCCTTTCAATGAAGTTAGCTACTGTGAATCCAAGAATGGACTTTACTATGGAAGCTCTTCTTTCCAAGGAT ATGTTTCAATCTAGAGGATCATTGTCACAAAACATGTATTCATCAGAAACTTCAGCACAAGCATTTCCTTATGGATTTCAATCTCAGCCAGGGCAAAGCTTTCATAAAGGAACAGAGTTTCCATTTCCAATAAACTCCTTGAATAATAATTTGGCTAGAAATTCAAATATGCAATTGCCTTCTCTAGATGGTTATGTTGAATCTACCCCTCAG GTCCCCACATTCTTTGAGGATGATCTCAATAGTGTTGTTCAAATGGGCTTTGGCCAAAATCAGAACCAGAGTTATCCTG GTAATGTTCCTACTTCACAAATGAAAGTTGAGCTATGA